A genome region from Bradyrhizobium commune includes the following:
- the coxB gene encoding cytochrome c oxidase subunit II, producing the protein MRMSMGRVGRHLLGLATIALVAVGVTLATGGVAFAELGQPEPWEWHLQASGSPVMDNIVWFHDFLSWLIIAITLFVLVLLVIVVVKFNARANPVPSRTTHNTLIEVAWTLVPVLILVGIAVPSFRLLFLELDVPKADLTIKATGKQWYWSYAYPDNGKFEFDSLLAQDKQPRLLGVDNEMVVPVNKVIRVQVTGADVIHAFALPAFGVKIDAIPGRLNETWFKATKTGMFYGQCSELCGKDHAFMPIAIRVVEDQEFASWVESAKKKYASGGTSTFASAAGPTQ; encoded by the coding sequence ATGAGGATGTCGATGGGTCGGGTGGGCCGGCATTTGCTGGGATTGGCCACCATCGCCTTGGTGGCGGTTGGCGTGACGCTGGCGACGGGCGGGGTGGCATTCGCCGAGCTCGGGCAGCCGGAGCCGTGGGAATGGCACCTTCAGGCCTCGGGGTCCCCGGTAATGGACAACATCGTCTGGTTCCACGACTTCCTGTCCTGGCTCATTATCGCGATCACGCTGTTCGTGCTGGTGCTGCTGGTGATCGTGGTCGTGAAATTCAACGCGAGGGCCAACCCGGTGCCGTCGCGGACCACCCACAACACGCTGATCGAGGTGGCGTGGACCCTGGTTCCGGTGCTGATCCTGGTTGGCATCGCGGTGCCGTCGTTCCGCCTGCTGTTCCTCGAGCTCGACGTGCCGAAGGCGGACCTGACCATCAAGGCGACCGGGAAGCAGTGGTACTGGTCCTACGCCTACCCGGACAACGGCAAGTTCGAGTTCGACTCGCTGCTGGCCCAGGACAAGCAGCCCCGCCTGCTCGGTGTCGACAACGAGATGGTGGTGCCGGTCAACAAGGTGATTCGTGTTCAGGTCACCGGCGCGGACGTCATCCACGCCTTTGCGCTGCCGGCCTTCGGCGTCAAGATCGACGCCATTCCGGGCCGGCTGAACGAGACCTGGTTCAAGGCCACCAAGACCGGCATGTTCTACGGACAGTGCTCGGAATTGTGCGGCAAGGACCATGCCTTCATGCCGATCGCGATCCGCGTCGTGGAGGACCAGGAGTTCGCCTCCTGGGTTGAATCGGCGAAGAAGAAATATGCGAGCGGCGGCACCAGCACTTTCGCCTCCGCAGCCGGCCCGACGCAATAA
- a CDS encoding invasion associated locus B family protein: protein MGLSRCMARSVIRPANSFNALIGLLAAAVLLALPVLAFPIPAHAQGAVRSVHGDWQIRCDTPPGAQAEQCALIQSVVAEDRSNAGLTVIVLKTADQKSRLMRVVAPLGVLLPSGLGLKLDNQDVGRAGFVRCLPNGCVAEVVMDDKLLGQLRSAKTATFIIFETPEEGIGFPLSLNGLGDGYDKLP from the coding sequence ATGGGGCTTTCGAGATGCATGGCAAGATCGGTTATCAGGCCGGCTAACAGCTTCAACGCCCTGATCGGCCTCCTGGCCGCCGCCGTTCTCCTTGCCTTGCCAGTCCTTGCCTTTCCAATCCCCGCCCATGCGCAGGGCGCGGTGCGCTCCGTCCATGGCGACTGGCAGATCCGCTGCGACACGCCGCCGGGCGCCCAGGCCGAGCAATGCGCCCTGATCCAGAGCGTGGTGGCGGAAGACCGCTCGAATGCCGGTCTCACCGTCATCGTGCTCAAGACCGCCGACCAGAAGAGCCGCCTGATGCGCGTGGTCGCCCCCCTCGGCGTGCTGCTGCCCTCCGGCCTCGGGCTGAAGCTCGACAACCAGGACGTCGGCCGCGCCGGCTTCGTCCGCTGCCTGCCCAATGGCTGCGTCGCAGAGGTCGTGATGGACGACAAGCTGCTCGGCCAGCTCCGGAGCGCCAAGACCGCGACCTTCATCATCTTCGAGACGCCAGAAGAAGGCATCGGCTTCCCGCTCAGCCTGAACGGGCTCGGCGATGGGTATGACAAGCTGCCTTAG
- a CDS encoding acyl-CoA dehydrogenase family protein, which yields MGIDFTLSEGQIALRDGARAFAQTVLRDVRKTIRQYDKPADRFYATRPFHKQAVDAGFVKGLLPKEVGGTDISTLDFAVAAEELAAVDVNVPSTMLGTGLCVKPVIYFGTDEQKKRFLPDFVEDGTRLGALAFTEVTGGANFDAADPRVGVRTFAIREGDEWVINGEKHYTTNGTGWDGKGCHLYAVVCRTDPTKGARDALAVIMVPGSAPGIQVTGILDTVGHRATISPRMKFENVRVPAGNILGKPGDGIKIVSTNFAWTAALIGAACVGVMRAAFDHALDFARKDARSGPHPIIDYPTVGYMLADMKMRIEACRYLTWKSCQQYDLSGGADQELAVMTKVFCSETCVDVVYDAMRLVGVDSYTDMHPLAELMNDAMCFPLYDGGNMGARRRQLHSIIKDPAYDSHSAPYGGGRPSA from the coding sequence ATGGGTATCGATTTTACGCTGAGCGAAGGACAGATCGCATTGCGGGATGGCGCGCGCGCCTTCGCGCAGACCGTTCTCAGGGACGTCCGAAAGACGATCCGCCAATATGACAAGCCTGCCGACCGCTTCTACGCCACGCGGCCCTTCCACAAGCAAGCGGTGGACGCAGGCTTCGTGAAGGGGCTGCTTCCGAAGGAGGTCGGCGGGACGGACATTTCGACCCTCGACTTCGCGGTCGCCGCCGAAGAGCTTGCGGCCGTTGACGTCAACGTGCCCAGCACGATGCTGGGGACCGGTCTCTGCGTCAAGCCGGTGATCTACTTCGGGACCGACGAGCAAAAGAAGCGCTTTCTTCCCGACTTCGTCGAAGACGGAACGCGGCTCGGCGCGCTGGCCTTTACTGAAGTCACCGGCGGCGCAAATTTCGACGCTGCCGATCCCCGTGTCGGCGTTCGCACCTTCGCGATCAGGGAAGGCGACGAATGGGTGATCAACGGCGAGAAGCATTACACGACCAATGGCACCGGCTGGGATGGCAAGGGCTGCCATCTCTACGCCGTGGTCTGCCGGACCGATCCGACCAAGGGAGCCAGGGACGCGCTTGCCGTGATCATGGTGCCGGGAAGCGCGCCGGGTATCCAGGTGACCGGGATTCTCGACACTGTCGGCCATCGGGCGACCATTTCGCCGCGGATGAAGTTCGAGAATGTCCGTGTGCCCGCGGGCAACATCCTGGGCAAGCCCGGTGACGGCATCAAGATCGTGTCGACGAATTTCGCCTGGACAGCGGCGCTGATTGGCGCCGCCTGTGTTGGCGTCATGCGCGCTGCCTTCGACCACGCACTGGATTTCGCCAGGAAGGACGCGCGATCCGGACCGCACCCGATTATCGACTATCCGACCGTCGGATATATGCTGGCCGACATGAAGATGAGGATAGAAGCCTGCCGCTACCTGACCTGGAAATCCTGCCAGCAATACGATCTCTCCGGCGGGGCCGACCAGGAGCTTGCGGTGATGACCAAGGTGTTCTGCTCCGAAACATGCGTCGACGTCGTCTATGATGCGATGCGCCTGGTCGGGGTGGACAGCTACACCGACATGCACCCGTTGGCGGAGCTCATGAACGACGCGATGTGCTTCCCGCTTTACGACGGTGGCAATATGGGGGCCCGGCGCCGGCAATTGCACAGCATTATCAAGGATCCCGCCTACGATTCGCACTCAGCTCCCTATGGCGGCGGCAGGCCGAGCGCGTAA
- a CDS encoding helix-turn-helix domain-containing protein, which produces MPFWSTLDVPTEQQFGYWREVLCEAFITLNPSRKSGGAFSGSVAADLVSEVNVTRLLTEEHRVIRDKPEIRKTPLEYYFVNMQIKGDVIARQRGRETLIRPNEFYIVDSTEPYDLDYRSDLEIYSFRVPKRKLEPLLKDPARQTAVRVSRETPMGLLAVNFLQSVLQCSTAIPPAAGKSVANMIAELVALSLGASTETSESAADSARHALLAAILKFIEAHLHDPALSVETTCRRFGISQRYLHRVFETAEMTFGGYVRSRRLELCAAELLRLPDSPISSIALSSGFNDVSHFNHCFRKRFGSSPREYRHLSRPDL; this is translated from the coding sequence ATGCCATTCTGGTCGACGCTGGACGTTCCAACCGAGCAGCAATTCGGCTATTGGCGCGAGGTGCTCTGCGAGGCATTCATCACGCTCAATCCGAGCCGCAAGAGCGGCGGCGCCTTTTCGGGCAGCGTTGCAGCCGACCTCGTCTCCGAAGTTAACGTCACGCGGCTATTGACCGAAGAACACCGGGTGATCAGGGACAAGCCCGAGATCAGAAAGACCCCGCTCGAATACTACTTCGTCAACATGCAGATCAAAGGTGACGTCATTGCCCGACAGCGGGGGCGGGAGACCTTGATCCGGCCGAACGAGTTTTACATCGTCGACTCGACCGAACCTTATGATCTCGACTATCGATCCGATCTCGAAATCTATTCGTTCAGAGTTCCGAAGCGAAAGCTCGAGCCGCTGCTGAAGGATCCGGCGCGGCAAACGGCGGTGCGCGTATCGCGGGAAACGCCGATGGGCTTGCTCGCGGTCAATTTCCTGCAATCGGTCCTCCAGTGCTCGACCGCCATTCCGCCCGCCGCCGGGAAATCGGTTGCAAACATGATCGCCGAGCTCGTCGCACTCTCGCTCGGCGCAAGCACCGAGACATCGGAATCTGCTGCCGATTCGGCGCGTCACGCGCTTCTTGCCGCGATCCTGAAGTTCATCGAAGCTCACTTGCACGACCCGGCGCTGTCAGTTGAAACGACCTGCCGCCGGTTCGGGATCTCGCAGCGCTATCTGCACCGCGTGTTCGAAACGGCCGAGATGACCTTCGGAGGGTACGTTCGGAGCCGGCGGCTCGAGCTCTGCGCGGCGGAGCTATTGCGCCTGCCCGATAGTCCCATCTCTTCAATCGCGTTGTCATCGGGCTTCAACGATGTGTCCCATTTCAATCACTGCTTTCGGAAACGATTTGGGTCCTCGCCCCGCGAATATCGGCATTTGTCGCGGCCGGATCTATAA
- the tldD gene encoding metalloprotease TldD produces the protein MTNPATTSLLDRANLDRDQVRHEVARGLAGADDGELFLEYSQTEALMFDNGRLKQATYDTSQGFGLRAVKDDAVGYAHSSDVSLPALIRAADAVAAVRGGYSGSFAAPPPHTNVRLYGDDNPLDAPGFETKVKLLAEIDAYLRDKDPRVRQVSVSLGATWQVVEILRPDGESYRDIRPLVRVNVSVVAGQGDRQESGSKGYGGRAGYAEFIESKNWRDAADGALREALVNLESIPAPAGEMDVVLGAGWPGVMLHEAVGHGLEGDFNRKKTSAFAGLMGQQVAAKGVTVVDDGTIASRRGSLSIDDEGTPTNRTVLIEDGILVGYMQDRQNARLMNMRPTGNGRRQGYAHVPMPRMTNTYMLAGDRDPAEILASVKNGVFAANFGGGQVDITSGKYVFQCTEAYKIENGKIGAPLKGAMLIGNGPTDLHRIRMIGNDLALDTGIGTCGKNGQGVPVGVGQPSLLMERITVGGTGA, from the coding sequence ATGACCAACCCTGCCACAACCTCCCTGCTCGACCGTGCCAATCTCGACCGCGACCAGGTTCGCCACGAGGTCGCGCGCGGGCTTGCCGGCGCCGACGACGGCGAATTGTTCCTGGAATACAGCCAGACCGAAGCGCTGATGTTCGACAATGGGCGGCTGAAGCAGGCGACCTACGACACCTCGCAGGGTTTTGGGCTTCGCGCCGTCAAGGACGATGCGGTCGGCTATGCGCATTCCTCCGACGTGTCGCTGCCGGCGCTGATTCGCGCGGCCGATGCAGTCGCGGCCGTCCGCGGCGGCTATTCCGGCAGCTTTGCGGCCCCGCCCCCACACACCAATGTGCGCCTTTATGGCGACGACAACCCGCTCGATGCCCCGGGCTTCGAGACAAAAGTAAAACTGCTCGCCGAGATCGACGCCTATCTGCGCGACAAGGATCCGCGGGTGCGGCAGGTCAGCGTCAGCCTGGGCGCAACCTGGCAGGTGGTCGAGATCCTGCGGCCCGACGGCGAGAGCTATCGCGACATCCGTCCGCTGGTGCGCGTCAACGTCTCCGTCGTCGCCGGCCAGGGCGATCGCCAGGAGAGCGGCAGCAAGGGCTATGGCGGCCGCGCCGGCTATGCCGAGTTCATCGAAAGCAAGAACTGGCGCGATGCCGCCGACGGCGCGCTGCGCGAGGCGCTGGTCAATCTGGAATCGATTCCCGCCCCCGCCGGCGAGATGGATGTCGTGCTGGGGGCCGGCTGGCCCGGCGTGATGCTGCATGAAGCGGTCGGCCACGGCCTCGAGGGCGACTTCAATCGCAAGAAGACGTCTGCCTTTGCCGGCCTGATGGGCCAGCAGGTCGCAGCCAAGGGTGTCACCGTGGTCGACGACGGCACCATTGCCTCGCGCCGCGGCTCGCTGTCGATCGACGACGAGGGCACACCGACCAATCGCACCGTGCTGATCGAGGATGGCATCCTGGTCGGCTATATGCAGGACCGCCAGAACGCGCGGCTGATGAACATGAGGCCGACAGGCAACGGCCGCCGCCAGGGCTATGCCCATGTGCCGATGCCGCGCATGACCAACACCTACATGCTCGCCGGCGACCGCGACCCGGCCGAGATTCTCGCGTCGGTGAAGAACGGCGTGTTCGCCGCGAATTTCGGCGGCGGCCAGGTCGACATCACCTCGGGCAAATATGTGTTCCAGTGCACCGAAGCCTACAAGATCGAGAACGGCAAGATCGGCGCGCCGCTGAAGGGCGCCATGCTGATCGGCAACGGGCCGACCGATTTGCATCGCATCCGCATGATCGGTAACGACCTCGCGCTCGACACCGGCATCGGCACCTGCGGCAAGAACGGCCAGGGCGTGCCGGTTGGCGTCGGCCAGCCTTCACTTTTGATGGAACGCATTACGGTAGGTGGAACGGGCGCATGA
- the lepB gene encoding signal peptidase I — protein MSVEKVTVTAKRKTSSWGGQLVQLAGIVAAVFIAKGALAEPFYVPSGSMEPTLLIGDALLASKFPYGYGTSSLPIQINLPETGRVFAETPKQGDVVVFRWPGDRSQAWVKRVVGLPGDRIQMRQGQLFINDRPAELKPDGVGAAEDDNGGSEPAYRYVETLPNGVSHLIFKMRDNGPLDNTPEVKVPPGHLFVLGDNRDNSADSRVPLRSGGVGLLPVDNLVGRADAVLGSWDLGMRGQPVWTWLSGFRLARFFTAVR, from the coding sequence ATGAGCGTTGAGAAGGTAACAGTCACCGCAAAGCGGAAGACCAGCAGTTGGGGCGGCCAGCTCGTGCAGCTCGCCGGCATCGTCGCCGCCGTGTTCATCGCCAAGGGCGCGCTGGCCGAGCCGTTCTACGTGCCGTCGGGCTCGATGGAGCCGACGCTTCTGATCGGCGACGCGCTGCTCGCTTCGAAATTCCCCTACGGCTACGGCACCTCGTCGCTGCCGATCCAGATCAACCTGCCGGAAACCGGCCGCGTGTTCGCGGAGACGCCGAAGCAGGGCGACGTCGTGGTGTTCCGCTGGCCGGGCGACCGCTCGCAGGCCTGGGTCAAGCGCGTGGTGGGCCTGCCCGGCGACCGCATCCAGATGCGGCAGGGCCAGCTCTTCATCAACGATCGTCCCGCCGAGCTGAAGCCGGACGGCGTTGGCGCTGCCGAGGACGACAATGGCGGCAGCGAGCCCGCCTACCGCTATGTCGAGACGCTGCCGAACGGCGTGTCGCACCTGATCTTCAAGATGCGCGACAACGGTCCGCTCGACAACACGCCGGAGGTCAAGGTTCCGCCTGGACATCTCTTCGTGCTCGGCGATAACAGAGACAATTCTGCCGACAGCCGCGTGCCGCTGCGCTCCGGCGGCGTCGGCCTCCTGCCGGTCGACAATCTTGTCGGACGCGCGGATGCCGTGCTCGGCTCCTGGGATCTCGGCATGCGGGGCCAGCCGGTCTGGACCTGGCTGTCCGGTTTCCGGCTTGCGCGGTTCTTCACCGCCGTGCGCTGA
- a CDS encoding MmcQ/YjbR family DNA-binding protein, whose protein sequence is MTFDDVRKFALTWPEVEDGSSYGTPALKVRKKMLARLKEDADSLVMPDVPVDERAMLVESQPKIFYFTDHYADYPIVLIRLSKAKRAIVEPLLRRRWRALASKAARAKYDAG, encoded by the coding sequence ATGACCTTCGACGACGTCAGAAAGTTTGCGCTGACGTGGCCGGAGGTCGAGGACGGCAGCTCCTACGGCACGCCGGCGCTGAAGGTGCGCAAGAAGATGCTGGCGCGCCTGAAGGAAGATGCCGACAGCCTGGTCATGCCGGATGTCCCGGTCGACGAGCGCGCAATGCTGGTCGAGAGCCAGCCGAAGATTTTCTATTTCACCGATCACTATGCCGACTATCCGATCGTGCTGATCCGCCTGTCCAAGGCGAAGCGCGCGATCGTCGAGCCGTTGCTGCGGCGGCGTTGGCGCGCGTTGGCCTCGAAGGCGGCGCGGGCGAAGTATGATGCGGGGTGA
- a CDS encoding PAN domain-containing protein, whose translation MGKGRLPGAVLARVLASVVACVALLMLLLASPSARAQTAFDRPGGDYSNTPITSGDPEDCALLCERDRKCRSWSFSYPDIDGASAVCWLKNTVPPRVPGNCCISGVRGAGVIEPRVEGVETSIDRPGGDLRNFELKEGEGEDACKAACSADNKCRAFTYARPGYTGREARCFLKKDIKPPRRKAGFTSGVVR comes from the coding sequence ATGGGAAAGGGCCGCCTGCCTGGGGCCGTCTTGGCAAGGGTCTTGGCAAGCGTCGTGGCATGCGTCGCGTTGCTGATGCTCCTGCTCGCGAGCCCGTCTGCGCGCGCCCAGACCGCGTTCGACCGGCCCGGCGGCGATTACTCCAACACGCCGATCACCTCGGGCGACCCGGAGGATTGCGCGCTATTGTGTGAGCGCGATCGCAAATGCCGGTCCTGGAGCTTCAGCTATCCCGACATCGACGGCGCTTCGGCGGTGTGCTGGCTCAAGAATACAGTGCCGCCGCGGGTGCCGGGCAATTGCTGTATCTCCGGCGTGCGCGGCGCCGGCGTCATCGAGCCGCGGGTCGAGGGCGTCGAGACGTCGATCGATCGCCCGGGCGGGGACTTGCGCAATTTCGAGCTCAAGGAAGGCGAGGGCGAGGACGCCTGCAAGGCCGCCTGCTCCGCCGACAACAAGTGCCGCGCCTTCACCTATGCCCGTCCCGGCTACACCGGCCGCGAAGCGCGCTGCTTCCTGAAAAAGGATATCAAGCCGCCGCGCCGCAAGGCGGGGTTCACGTCGGGCGTGGTGCGATAG
- a CDS encoding glutamate--cysteine ligase: MARDQIDMTPLQSRDELVAWFEAGCKDPSEFRMGTEHEKTPFTLEGHHPVPYEGARGIGALLEGMKLLLGWEPIMEKGNIIGLYDVTGGGAISLEPGGQFELSGAPVENVHQTQSELMAHLAQVREIATPLGIGFLGLGMTPSWSRADIPVMPKGRYKIMTNYMPKVGQYGLDMMYRTCTVQTNLDFSSEADMVKKLRVSLALQPVATALFANSPFTEGKPNGFLSFRSEIWRDTDNARAGMMPWAFEDGMGFERYVDYALDVPMYFVKRDEEYIDVSGSSFRAFFDGRNNNLPGERPTLSDWANHLSTIFPEVRLKRYLEMRGSDGGPWGRLPALPAFWVGLLYDDVSLDAAWDMVKHWSAHERQALRDDVPRFGFKSRIKDRYLFEIAKECLVLAHAGLRRRGRIDAIGRDETRHLEPLDRIIDSGRTPAEEMLEKFNGAWKGSVEPAYAEYAF, encoded by the coding sequence ATGGCGCGAGACCAGATCGATATGACGCCGCTGCAATCGCGCGACGAGCTCGTCGCATGGTTCGAGGCCGGCTGCAAGGACCCGTCCGAATTCCGCATGGGCACCGAGCACGAGAAGACCCCGTTCACGCTCGAGGGCCACCATCCGGTGCCGTATGAGGGCGCGCGGGGAATCGGCGCGCTGCTCGAGGGCATGAAGCTCCTGCTCGGCTGGGAGCCGATCATGGAGAAGGGCAACATCATCGGCCTCTACGACGTCACCGGCGGCGGGGCGATCTCGCTCGAGCCCGGCGGACAGTTCGAGCTCTCCGGCGCGCCGGTCGAGAACGTGCACCAGACCCAGAGCGAGCTGATGGCGCACCTGGCGCAGGTGCGCGAAATCGCAACCCCGCTCGGCATCGGCTTCCTTGGGCTGGGCATGACGCCGTCCTGGTCGCGCGCCGATATCCCGGTGATGCCCAAGGGCCGCTACAAGATCATGACCAACTACATGCCGAAGGTCGGCCAGTACGGCCTCGACATGATGTACCGGACCTGCACGGTGCAGACCAATCTCGATTTCTCCTCGGAAGCCGACATGGTCAAGAAGCTGCGCGTGTCGCTCGCGCTCCAGCCGGTTGCGACCGCGTTATTTGCCAATTCGCCGTTTACCGAAGGCAAACCGAACGGCTTCCTGTCCTTCCGCTCCGAGATCTGGCGCGACACGGACAATGCCCGCGCCGGGATGATGCCGTGGGCGTTCGAGGACGGCATGGGGTTTGAACGCTATGTCGATTACGCGCTCGACGTGCCCATGTATTTCGTCAAGCGCGACGAGGAGTATATCGATGTGTCGGGCTCCTCGTTCCGCGCCTTCTTCGATGGCCGCAACAACAACCTTCCCGGCGAACGCCCGACGCTGTCGGACTGGGCCAACCACCTCTCGACGATCTTCCCGGAAGTGCGGTTGAAGCGCTATCTTGAGATGCGCGGCTCCGACGGCGGCCCGTGGGGCCGGCTGCCGGCGCTCCCGGCGTTCTGGGTCGGGCTGCTCTATGACGACGTGTCGCTCGATGCCGCCTGGGACATGGTGAAGCACTGGAGCGCGCATGAGCGGCAGGCTTTGCGCGACGATGTGCCGCGTTTCGGCTTCAAGTCGCGGATCAAGGACCGCTATCTGTTCGAGATCGCCAAGGAATGCCTCGTTCTGGCACATGCGGGCCTGCGCCGGCGCGGCCGCATCGACGCGATCGGCCGTGACGAAACGCGGCATCTGGAGCCGCTCGATCGCATCATCGATTCCGGCCGGACGCCGGCCGAGGAGATGCTCGAGAAGTTCAACGGCGCCTGGAAGGGCTCGGTGGAACCGGCCTATGCGGAGTACGCGTTCTAG
- a CDS encoding MarR family winged helix-turn-helix transcriptional regulator, with translation MKRKPSTEATSAWIRLMRVQSRVLDCVEQDLKKAGFPPLAWYDALLELSRAPSGELRPVELERQMLIPQYSTSRLIDRLVDEGLASRRECKIDKRGQFVEITEAGRELQKRMWGAYSAAIEKYVGSKLSDADAIKLSGLLDRLGCSCGEMKLPPVANVNESSPSR, from the coding sequence ATGAAACGCAAACCATCGACCGAGGCAACCAGTGCCTGGATCCGCCTGATGCGGGTGCAGAGCCGTGTGCTCGACTGCGTCGAGCAGGACCTGAAGAAGGCCGGGTTCCCGCCACTCGCATGGTACGACGCACTGCTCGAATTGTCGCGCGCGCCGAGCGGAGAGTTGCGGCCGGTGGAGCTGGAACGGCAGATGCTGATCCCGCAATACTCCACCTCGCGCCTGATCGACCGTCTGGTCGACGAGGGGCTCGCCTCCCGGCGCGAATGCAAGATCGACAAGCGCGGCCAGTTCGTCGAGATCACGGAGGCCGGCCGCGAGTTGCAGAAGCGGATGTGGGGCGCCTATTCGGCCGCGATCGAGAAATATGTCGGCTCGAAACTGTCCGATGCCGATGCCATCAAGCTCAGCGGTCTGCTTGACCGGCTGGGTTGCTCGTGCGGCGAGATGAAGCTGCCGCCCGTCGCCAACGTCAACGAAAGCTCGCCGTCGCGATGA
- the gstA gene encoding glutathione transferase GstA, which yields MKLYYSPGACSLSPHIALLEADLPYELVKVDIRAKKLENGEDYLKVNPKGQVPALGLDSGEIVTEGPVIVQMIADHASGKALAPAHGSSERYKLLEWLNFLTSEVHKSFGPLFAPALNDEAKAFFKDRVMGKLKYVDSQLAGRDYLMGERFSVADGYLFTMLTWADRMKFDFSAMPNLAAYKARVAARPKVQEALKKEGLAQAA from the coding sequence ATGAAACTGTATTACTCGCCCGGCGCCTGCTCGCTGTCCCCCCATATTGCGCTCCTGGAGGCCGACCTGCCCTATGAGCTGGTCAAGGTCGATATCCGGGCCAAGAAGCTCGAGAACGGTGAGGACTATCTGAAGGTCAATCCGAAGGGTCAGGTCCCCGCGCTGGGCCTCGACAGCGGCGAGATCGTGACCGAAGGCCCGGTCATTGTCCAGATGATCGCCGACCATGCGTCCGGCAAGGCCTTGGCGCCGGCCCATGGCAGCTCCGAGCGGTACAAGCTGCTCGAATGGCTGAACTTCCTGACCTCGGAGGTGCACAAGAGTTTTGGCCCGCTGTTCGCCCCCGCGCTGAACGACGAGGCCAAGGCGTTCTTCAAGGATCGCGTCATGGGCAAGCTGAAATACGTCGACAGCCAGCTCGCCGGCCGCGACTACCTGATGGGCGAGCGGTTCTCGGTCGCCGACGGCTATCTCTTCACGATGCTGACCTGGGCCGACCGGATGAAGTTCGACTTCTCGGCGATGCCGAACCTCGCAGCCTACAAGGCCCGCGTCGCGGCGCGGCCGAAGGTGCAGGAGGCGCTGAAGAAGGAAGGCCTGGCGCAGGCGGCCTGA